Genomic segment of Shinella zoogloeoides:
ACGACCGTGCTGCTGGAGGCGACGCTCTCCTTCCTCGGCATCGGCGTGCAGCCGCCGGAACCCTCCTGGGGCAACATCATCTTCGAGAGCCAGAGCTATTTCCAGGCCGCCCCCTGGCTCGTCTTCATCCCCGGCGCGGTGATCCTCCTGACGGCGCTCGCCTTCAACCTCGTGGGCGATGCGCTGCGCGACATCCTCGACCCGACCCAGCGGGGCCGCGGCTGATGGCACGTCTTCTTGCAAAGCGCCTCGTCCAGTCGTGCCTGATCCTCATCGGCGTCGCGGCCATCACCTTCGTTCTGCTCTACGCGCTGCCGGCCGATCCGGCGCGCATGCTCGCCGGCCGCAGCGCGACCGCCCAGACGGTGGAGAACATCCGCCGCGAACTCGGCCTCGACCAGCCGCTTCTCACCCAGTTCCTGCATTATCTCGGCAATCTCCTGCAGGGCGATCTCGGCCGCTCCTATGCGCAGAAGACCGAAGTCATCACGCTGATCGCCGCCCGCCTGCCGGCGACGCTGACGCTGATGGCGGCGGGCATCACCGTGGAAGTGCTGCTGGGCCTCACCTTCGGCATCATCGCCGCGCTGAACCGCGGCGGGGCCATCGACCGCTTCGTCATGGCCTCGGCCTTCGTCGGTGTCTCCGCGCCGCAATTCGTCGTCGCGCTGCTGCTGCTCTATGTCTTTGCCGCCACGCTCGGCTGGTTCCCCATGAGCGGCTACGGCACCCTGGCCCATGTGGTGCTGCCGGCCATGACGCTCGGCATCCTCGGCGCGGGCTGGTACGCCCGCATGGCGCGCTCGGCGATGATCGACGTGCTCAACCAGGATTTCATCCGCACCGCGCGCGCCAAGGGGCTTTCCGGCCGCCGCGTCGTGCTGCGCCACGCACTGCCCAACGCCATCCTGCCGGTCGTCGCGATGATCGGCATCGATATCGGCCAGTTCATGGGCGGGGTCGTGGTGGTCGAGGCGGTCTATGGCTGGCCGGGCATCGGCCAGCTTGCCTGGCAGGCGATCCAGCAGGTCGACATTCCCATCATCATGGGCGTCACGCTCACCTCCGCCTTCGCCATCATCGTCGGCAATCTCATCGCCGATCTCATCGCGCCGATGATCGATCCGCGCATCCGTTCGCATTGAAACCAAAAGGGGAACCGAGAATGTTCAATCGCTGGTTACTGTCCACGGCGGCCGCTGCCGTGCTCGCCTTCTCGCCGCTTGCCGCGCAGGCCGAAACGCCCGCCCAGGGCGGCGAGATCGTCGTCACCTACAAGGACGACATCACCACGCTCGACCCGCATATCGGCTACGACTGGGTCAACTGGTCGATGATCAAGAGCCTGTTCTCGCGCCTGATGGACTACGAGCCGGGCACCGCCAACCTCGTGCCGTCGCTGGCCGAAAGCTTCGAGGTCTCGCCGGACGGCCTCACCTATACGTTCAGGCTGCGCAAGGGCGTGAAGTTCACCAATGGCCGCGAGCTTGTCGCCTCCGACGTGAAATATTCCATCGAGCGCGCCGTCAACCCGAAGACGCAGGGCCCCGGCGCCGGCTTCTTCGGCGCGATCAAGGGCTTCGACGAGCTTTCGGGCGGCAAGTCCGAGGTTCTCGCCGGCATCGAGACGCCGGACGATTCCACGGTCATCTTCCACCTCTCGCGTCCCGACGCGACCTTCCTGCACGTTCTGGCGATCAACTTCGCCTCCGTCGTGCCGAAGGAGGCCGTCGAGGCTGCGGGCGGCGATTTCGGCAAGAAGCCGCTCGGCTCCGGTCCGCTGGTGCTGAAGGACTGGACCATCGGCCAGAAGCTCGTCTTCGAGCGCAACCCCGATTATTTCGTCAAGGATGTGCCGCATGTCGACAAGGTGACGATCGAGGTCGGTCAGGAGCCGCTCGTCGCGCTGCTGCGCCTGCAGAAGGGCGAGGTCGACATTGCCGGCGACGGCATTCCGCCGGCGAAATTCCTCGAGATCAAGAACTCGCCCGAAGGCGCGGCGATGATTGTCGACGGCGACCAGCTCCATACCGGCTATATCGCGCTCAACACCAAGGTGAAGCCCTTCGACGACGTGAAGGTGCGCCAGGCCGTCAACATGGCCATCAACAAGGAGCGCATCTCGCGCATCCTGAACGGCCGCGCGACGCCCGCCAACCAGATCCTGCCGCCGCTGATGCCGGGCCATGACAAGGCCTTTACCGGCTATCCCTTCGACGTGGAGAAGGCCAAGGCGCTGCTTGCCGAAGCCGGCCATCCGGACGGTTTCGAGACGGTGCTCTACTCCACCAACACCGATCCGCAGCCGCGCATCGCCCAGGCGATCCAGCAGGATCTCGCCGCCATCGGCATCAAGGCCGAGGTGCGCGCGCTGGCGCAGGGCAACGTGATCGCCGCCGGCGGCACGGAAGGCGAGGCGCCGATGATCTGGTCCGGCGGCATGGCCTGGATCGCCGACTTCCCGGATCCGTCGAACTTCTACGGCCCGATCCTCGGCTGCTCGGGCGCGGTCGCGGGCGGCTGGAACTGGTCGTGGTACTGCAACGAGGCGATCGACAAGCGCGCGGGCGAGGCGGACGCCATGTCCGACCCGGCCAAGGCCGCCGAGCGTCAGGCCGCCTGGGGCAAGATCTTCACCGACATCATGGCGGATGCGCCCTGGGTGCCTGTTATCAACGAGCGCCGCGTCGTCGCCAAGTCGCCGCGCATGGGCGGCCCGGACAACATCTATATCGATCCGACGCGCGTCATCAATTACGACGCGATCTATGTGAAGCCGTAAGCCTTTTGGGCAAACTCTCCCCGCTTCGCGCGGGGAGGGCCTTCAAGAACAACAACGACCGGGAGGCATTCCATGTGCGTCGCTTGCACCCACACCATTCACCGCGCGCAGCATAATTTCGGCTGGAACCGCGACTTTCCGCCGGCCCTGACCGCAAAGGCCGGCGAGACCATCCTGTTCGAATGCCTCGATTCCTCCGGCGGCCAGATCGGCCGGGACGCGACGCTCGAAACGCTCGCGGCGCTCGATTTCGGCAAGGTGAACCCGGTCTCCGGCCCGGTCTATGTCGAGGGCGCCGAGCCGGGCGACGCGCTGAAGGTGACGATCCGCAAGTTCCATCCCTCCGGCCATGGCTGGACGGCCAATATTCCCGGCTTCGGCCTGCTCGCCGACCAGTTCAAGGACCCGGCGCTGCATGTCTGGTCCTATGACACGCAGTCGATGGCCCCGTCCGCCTTCGGCCCCGGCGGCCGCGTGCCGCTGAAGCCCTTCACCGGCACCATCGGCGTCGCGCCGGCCGAGCCGGGCCTGCATTCCGTCGTGCCGCCGCGCCGCGTCGGCGGCAACATGGATATCCGCGACCTGACGGCGGGCGTCACGCTCTACCTGCCGGTCGAGGTGGAGGGCGCGCTGTTCTCCGTCGGCGATACCCATGCCGCGCAGGGCGACGGCGAGGTCTGCGGCACGGCCATCGAGAGCCAGATGAATGTCGAGCTGACGCTGGACCTCGTGAAGGGCGCGAACCTTCAGACGCCGCGCTTCACCACCACCGAACCCGTGACGCGCCATCTCGACGGCGCGGGCTACGAGGTGACGACGGGCATCGGCCCGGACCTGATGACGGGCGCGCGCGAGGCGCTGATGCGCATGATCGACCTGCTCGTCGTCGAACACGGCTACAGCCCGGTCGACGCCTACATGCTCTGCTCGGTCTGCGGCGATCTGAGGATCAGCGAGATCGTCGACGTGCCCAACTGGGTCGTCTCCTTCTACTTCCCGAGGATCGTCTTCGCGTGATGCGCCAGCAAGCCGCCCCGGTTCTTTCCGTCCGCAACCTCTCCGTCGATGCGCGCACGCCCGAAGGGCTGAAGCGTATCCTCGACGGGGTGAGCTTCGATCTTGCGGCGGGCGAAACGCTCTGCCTTGCGGGGGAATCGGGGTCCGGCAAGTCGGTGACATCGCTCGCCATCATGGGGCTTCTGCCGAAGGCGTCGCTCAAGGTGGCGTTGGGGGAAATCCGGCTGGAGGACCGCAACATCCTCGGCATCCCCAACAAGGCGCTGCGCCGGATCAGGGGCGGCGAGGTGGCGATGATCTTCCAGGAGCCGATGACCTCGCTCAACCCGGTCATGACCATCGGCGACCAGATGGTCGAGGCGATCCGCGAGCACCGCGAGGACATGCCGCAAGGGGCCGAGGCCATCGCCCGCGACATGCTCGACGCCGTGCATATGAGCGAGGCCGCGCGCCGGCTGAAGCAATATCCGCACGAGCTTTCCGGCGGCATGCGCCAGCGCGTGATGATCGCCATGGCGCTCTCCTGCCGCCCCAAGGTGCTGATCGCCGACGAGCCGACCACCGCCCTCGACGTCACCGTGCAGGCGCAGATCCTCACGCTGATGCGGGAACTGAGAAGCGAGTTCTCCACCTCCATCCTGATGATCACCCACGACATGGGCGTGGTCGCGGAGATGGCGGATCGGGTGGCGATCATGCAGCAGGGGCGGATCGTCGAGGCGGGCGATGCGCTCGATATCTTCGAGCGACCGGCTGAACCCTACACCCGCCAGCTTCTCGCCGCCGTGCCACGGCTCGGCGCCCATGCCGGCACGGACGGGCCGCCACGCCTGACGGCCGTTGCCGCCGCGCCAGCAGCGGACAAGCCCGTGCTGGCCGTCAGCGATCTCAGCGTGACCTATGGCGCGCGCTCCGGCTGGCTGGGGCGCAAGAGCCATGCGCCGGCCACGGTCAGCGGCATTTCCTTTTCCATCAAGGCGGGCGAGACGCTCGGCCTCGTCGGGGAAAGCGGCTCGGGCAAGTCGACCACCGGCAAGGCCGTGCTGAACCTCATTCCCTTCGAGGGCAGCGTCGCCATCGACGGGCGCGAGACGGGCGGCCTGAAGCCCGCCGCCATGCGCCCGGTGCGCCGCATCGCGCAGATGATCTTCCAGGATCCCTATGCCTCGCTCGACCCGCGCATGACGGTGGGCGCGGCGATTGCCGAGCCGCTGGTCATCCACGATGTCGGTAATGCTTCCGAACGCAAGGACCGCGTGGCGGCGCTGCTGATCCGCGTCGGCATGCCGGTCGATGCTGGCTCGCGCTATCCGCACGAATTTTCCGGCGGCCAGCGCCAGCGCATCTGCATCGCCCGGGCGCTCGCGCTGGAGCCGAAGCTGATCGTCGCCGACGAAAGCGTCGCGGCGCTCGACGTGTCGGTGCGCGCCCGCGTGCTCGATCTGATGCTGGAATTGCAGGAACAGATGGGCCTTGCCTATCTCTTCATCTCGCACGACATGGCCGTCATCGAGAAGATGTCGCACCATGTCGCGGTGATGCGCGGCGGGCGCATCGTTGAGATGGGCACGCGCCGCCAGGTCTTCGAAAACCCGGCGGACGACTATACCCGCAACCTGATGGCCGCGATCCCGATCCCCGACCCGGCCTTCTACCGCAAGGGCGGTTAGACCTCGAAGACATCCTCGAAGGATTCCGGGAAACTCTGGCGGGCGACCTTCTCGTCTATGACGAGCATGGCCTCGTAGGAGAGCGGGTCGAAATCCTTGTCCGCCGCCACGACCTCGCGGCCGAACAGCAGGTTGAGGCGCGCGGCGTCGAGATTGCCGCGCTCGAAAGGCTCGTCGCCGAAATGGTGCCAGAGGGCATGCAGGAACGCCGCGTCGATGCGGTGCTCGGCCGTGCCGGGCCGGGCGCGGCGGGGCAGCGCCTTGATGGGCGTCACCCCGCGCGGATTGGCGCGGCGAATGGTGAACTGGACCCCCGTGCCCGGCATGCCGGACGGAAAGCCCCGGTGTTTGGTCATGTCGGGCAGGTTCGCCATCGTTCTCTCCTGTTTACTTCGCGGCCGCGCCGATCTTGTCCTCGGTCTTCGTGTCGAAGTCCGAGGCGTCGTGGCGCTCGCGAAGCTGCTCGGACGGATCGCCCGTCATCCGGTTGACCATGCGGCCGCGCTGGACCGCCGGGCGCGCGGCGATCTCTGCCGTCCAGCGCTGGACATGCTTGTAGGTCTCGACCTCGAGGAACGCGCCGGCGTCGCCATACTGCTTGTTCTGGGCGAGGCTGCCGTACCAGGGCCAGATCGCCATGTCGGCGATGGTGTAGTCCGCGCCGGCCATGTAGCGGTTTTCCGCCAGATGCCGGTCGAGCACGTCGAGCTGGCGCTTCACCTCCATCGCATAGCGGTCGATGGCGTATTTGATGCGCATCGGCGCATAGGCGTAGAAATGGCCGAAGCCGCCGCCGAGGAACGGGGCCGATCCCATCTGCCAGAACAGCCAGTTGAAGGTTTCCGTGCGGGCGCGCAGATCGGCCGGCAGGAAGGCGCCGAACTTTTCGGCGAGATAGAGCAGGATGGAGGCGGATTCGAAGACGCGCACCGGCGCGCCGCCGCCCTTGGGCGCATGGTCCATCAGTGCGGGAATCTTGGAGTTCGGATTGACCTCGACGAAGCCGGAGCCGAACTGGTCGCCGTCCCCGATGCGGATGAGCCAGGCATCGTATTCCGCGCCCGTATGGCCGGCGGCCAGAAGCTCCTCCAGCATGATCGTCACCTTCTGGCCGTTCGGCGTGGCGAGCGAATAGAGCTGCAGCGGATGCTTGCCGACCGGGCGTTCCTTTTCATGGGTCGCGCCGGCGATGGGGCGGTTGATATTGGCGAACGCGCCGCCATTGCCCTGCTCCCAGGTCCAGACTTTCGGCAGTTCGTAACCGGCGGGGAAGTTGTCGGCGGGGGACTTCTCGGTCATGAAATCGATCCTTGTTCTTAAGGGCGGCGCATGGGGGCCGGCTGCTGCTTTGCCCGTTCTATATAGGTGATTTCCGGCCCTGCGCAGGGGGCACTGCACGCTTTTTGAAACGGAAAACGCCGCGGCAGGGAATGCCGCGGCGTTTCGTTCCTTGGAGGCTGCCGCTCAGCGCAGCGGCGGGGCGTACATCAGGCCGCCGTCGCTCCACAGGCGGTTGAGGCCGCGGTCGATCTTCAGCGGGCTGTCCTTGCCGAGATGGCGTTCGAAGACCTCGCCGTAATTGCCGACGGCGGAAACCGCCTGATAGGCCCATTTGGGATCGAGGCCCATCGTCTTGCCGGCTTCGTTATCGATGCCGAGGAAGCGCTTCTGGGCGACGGTGCCGCTTTCGAGAAGCGAGGCGGCGTTTTCCTTGGTGATGCCCATCTCTTCCGCCTCGATCAGCGCGAAGAGCGTCCAGCGCACGACCTTGAACCACTGGTCGTCGCCCTGGCGCACGGCCGGGCCGAGCGGCTCCTTGGAGATGACTTCCGGCAGCACGACGAAGCGCTCCGGGTCGTTCAGCGTCAGGCGCTGGGCGTAGAGCGCCGAAGCGTCGGTGGAGTAGACGTCGCAGCGGCCGGTGTTGAAGGCCTGCACCGTCTGGTCGGGCTTCTCGAAGGCGATGACCTGGTACTCGATCTTGTTGGCGCTGAAATAGTCGGCCATGTTCTGCTCGGTCGTCGTGCCGGTCTCCGTGCAGACCGAGGCGCCCGAGATCTCCTTGACGCTCTTCACGCCAAGCTCCTTGTTGATCATGAAGGCCTGGCCGTCATAGTAGATCGTGCCGACGAAGCTCATGCCGAGGTCGGTATCGCGCGAGAGCGTCCACGTCGTCTGGCGCGAGAGCAGGTCCACTTCGCCCGATTGCAGCGCCGTGAAGCGGTCCTTGGTGGAGAGCGGCACATAGGCCACCTTGTCCGGGTTGCCGAGCGTCGCGGCGGCGACGGCGCGGCAGAAGTCGACGTCGAAGCCGCTCCAGGCGCCGTTCTTGTCCGGCGCGGAGAAGCCGAGCACGCCCTGGCTGACGCCGCAGCGCACTTCGCCGCGTTCCTTGATGATATCGAGCGTGCCGGCGGCCTGCGCGGCCGTGCCGCCCGCCAGTGCGGCAATGGCCATTGCCAGAATGCCTGTCTTCATGGGGTTTCCTCCTCCGTTGGTTTTGGGCATGCGTCATCCCGGCCGGGGAAGGGCTTCCCCGGCTGAAAGGATCGATTTTCGATAGTGTCGGCCTTAGCCCAGCGTCTTCTCGACGTCGGCGAAGGTTTCCTCCAGCACGGCGATCAGGTGATCGGCGTCGCGTTTGGAGAAGATCATCGGCGGGCGCATCTTCAGCACGTTGTCATGCGGGCCTTCGGTGCCCATCAGCACGCCCCGGCGGCGCGCGCCGTTGGAGACGGCGCGGGCAAAATCGGTCGCGGGCGTCTTGCTCCTCCGGTCCGTCACCAGCTCGATGCCGAGGAAGAGGCCGAGGCCGCGCACGTCGCCGATCACCGAATAGCGCTTCTGCATGTCGCGGAAGGCGTCCATCAGGTAGTTGCCCATGGTGAGCGCATTGCCGCGCAGGTCCTGCCCCTCGATCACGTCGAGCACGGCAAGGCCGATGGCGCAGGAAACCGGGTTGCCGCCGAAGGTGTTGAAATATTCCATGCCGTTGTTGAAGCTGTCGGTGACCTCACGGGTCGTGACGACCGCGCCCATCGGATGGCCGTCGCCGATGGGCTTGCCCATGGTCACGATATCCGGCACCACGCCCTGCGTCTCGAAGGCCCACCAATGGCTGCCGACGCGGCCGAAGCCGACCTGTACCTCGTCCGCGATGCAGACGCCGCCCGCCTCGCGCACCAGCCGGTAGACCTCCTTGAGGTAGCCTTCCGGCAGGAAGACCTGTCCGGCGACGCTCGGGATGGACTCGGCGATGAAGAAGCCCGGGCCTTCGCCCTTCGCCTGCATGGCGGCGATCAGCTCCGCGACGCTTTCGGCAAAACGCTTGCCGTGTTCTTCGAGCGGCCAGTCGGCGGGAGCGCGGTAGCTGTCCGGCACGGTCGCGACATGGACATGGGGCTTGGGACCCTTGCCGCCTTTGCGGCGGAACTTGTAGGGGCTGATGTCGATCAGCTCCTGCGTCGTGCCGTGATAGGACCAGTCGAGCGTGATGGCGTTCTCGCGGCCGGTATGGGCGCGCATCATGCGCAGCGCGAGGCTATTGGCCTCCGAGCCGGTATTGACGAAGCCGGCGACCGTCAGTTCCTTCGGCAGCGTCGCCGTCAGGCGCTCGGCATAGGCGACGATATTGTCGTGCAGGTAGCGGGTATTGGTGTTGAGCGTCGCGGCCTGTTTCGCCATCGCCTCCACCACGGCCGGATGGGCGTGGCCGATGTGGCAGACATTGTTGAAGCAGTCGAGATAGGCCCGGCCGCTGTCGTCGATCAGCCAGACGCCTTCGCCGCGCACGAACTTGATCGGCTTGTCGTAGGAGATGGAGAGGTTCGGCAGCAGCAGCTCGCGCCGCAGCTTGACGATCTCCTCATGCGAGCGCCCTTGCCGCGCGTAAAATTCCCGCGCGATGCCGCCGAAGGTGCTGGCATCGGGGAAGAGTTCCGCCCAGACGTCGAGATAGCGCGGCTCGCCGACGCCGAGGATTTCGGTCGCCGAAAGGTTCGTATCGGTGGAAAGCTGGAGATGGAGATGCGGCGCCCAGCCGCCGTTCTCCGACGGCGCGCCCATTTCGCCGACCAGCGCGCCGGCTTCCAGCCGGTCGCCGGCCTTCAGGCGGCCCATCGCCTCGTGGCCGAGATGGCCCCAGAGCGAGGTGAAGGCCGGGCAGCCGTCCGGTTCGTGACGCAGCGCGATCAGGCAGCCGTAGCCGAGCGGGTCCTTCTCGATCTCGACGCTGGCGACCGTGGCGGCCAGCGGCGTGAAGACCTTGGTGCCGGCGGCCATGAAGAGGTCGAGGCCGAGATGGCGGGTGCGGCGCGTCTCTTCGATGAAGCGCGAGACGAACATCTCGCCGGCATAGACCGTGCGCTCCTCGCCCCAGGGGCCGACGCCGAGTTCGATGCCGTTTGCGTTCGCATGGGCTTGCCAGAGGGCCTGCGCCTCGTCCGGCCGCTCGGCGGCGGAGGCGACGGTCATCGGATGGGCCGGGTCGCCATAGGGAACGAGGGCGGCGGGGTAGCTTGCGGCCGGGCGTTCGAGCAGCGGGGCGAGCGCCTTGCGGTTGGCGGCGATCCAGTCCGTGACGGCGCGCGCGCCGGGCGCGGCCTCGAAGCCGCAGGCCTTGCGCAGGATGGCGGCGGCGAAGCGCGGGTTCATGCGGTCGAGCTTGCGCAGCAGCGTCCAGGCCGGGCGCTCGCTGATGGCGAGATACGGGTTGTCCTCGGCATGGGAGCGGCGCGAGGCGGAAATCGTCACCGAGGTGACGAGCCGGATGGCGATGAGATCGTAGAGGAGGTCGATTTCCTCGGCGAGCAGCGGATATTCCGCATGGAAGCCGCGCGCTATGGCGGCGGCCGCGCCGATGGGGTCGGCATGGTCGAGGCCGGCATAGGCGGCGGCGATGGCGACTTCGGCGATCAGCGGCGAATAGAGCGCGTCGCCGAAATCGATGAGGCCGGAAATGCGGTCGTGGTTCGCCGCGTCGACCAGCACGTTCCAGTCATTGGCGTCGTTGTGCAGGACGGCGGAGCGCAGGGTGGCAAGACGCGGCTCGATGGCGGCAAAGCGCGTGAGGAAGCGTTCCAGCAGGGCACGGTCCCCGGCGTCCGCGACGTGGTGCAGCCGTCCGGCGGAACGACCGGCCTTGCGGATATCCCAGTCGAGATCGCGCAGCGCGCCGGGATGCATGAAGCCCTTCAGCGCCGCGTCGAACTGGCCGAGCATGCGGCCGAGGGATTCGAGCGCGGCATCGCTGCGGCCCGTTTCGGCAAGCGGCTGGCCGTCGACCCAGCTTACGAGGCGGATGCGGTGGCTCGCGCCGTTTTCGCCCGTGGTGCGGGCAAGGCTTTCCCCGGCAAGCGTCGGACGGATATGCGGCACCGGCAGATCGCCGGCCTGCGCGCCGATATGGGCGAGAAGCGCCGTCTGGAAATCGCTCTCGACGTCCGGCTCGCCCGCATTGACGATCTTCAGGATGAAGGTGCCGGCCGCCGTCTCCACCTTGAAATTCTGGTCGCGCTCGCTGGCGAGCGGCGAAAGCTTGCCGGAAAGGCCGTAATGCTGGGAAAGCAGCGCGGCGGCGGCATCGAGGGAGAAGTCGGGGGTCGTCGTCAGCAGGTCGGTCATGGCAATCCTCTTGATGGGCGGAAGAGTTGCATGGACGCCGGTTCCGCGCATCCGGCATTATGCCGGTTGTGCCGGCACTCTGTTTATAATAACCGTCATCTTGTCGGCGCCTATCAGGAGAGACTTGTGCAGGATACGGATGCAATCGACCGGACGATCCTCAGCATTCTCTCGCGGGAAGCGCGCATTCCCATGAAGTCGCTCGCCGGGCGGATCGGCCTGTCGCGCAGCGCCACCACCGAGCGCGTCAACCGGCTGGAAAAGGCCGGCATCATCCGTGGCTACCGCGCCGATATCGGCCAGCTCGACGACGGCCAGATCCAGGCCTTCCTGCTGGTGACGCTGAAGCGCACGCCCTCCATCGGCGTGCTCGACCGGCTCGCCGGCTTTTCCGCCGTGCGCAAGGTCTCCTCGGTCAGCGGCCAGCTCGATCTGGTCGTGGAGGTGGAGGTCGGCTCGATCAATGCGCTCAACGAATTGCGCAACGAGGTCTCGACCATGGACAATGTGGAGGACCTGACGACCTCCATCGTGCTGCGGCGAGATATCGAGCGGAGCTGAGTTTGAAGCGTTGCCATGCCGCCGGCCTTTGACCAATATCCGCCGCGAATCGCAATGGATCTGGAAGGCAGGCACATGATCGACGGCAAGCGGCTCGAGGCGGAGATGGATGGGCTTGCCGCGCGGTTCCCGGGGCCGGGCGGCGTGGCCGGGGTGGTGAGCGAGGGGCGCGTCATCGCCCGACGTGCCTGGGGCTTCGCCAATCTCGACACGGCCCTTGCCATGACCGCCGCAACGCGCCTGCCGATCTGCTCCATCTCCAAGCAGTTCACCTGCGCGGCGATGCTGGCCGCCTGCGGCGCGCCCGAGGTGCTGGATGCGCGCCTTGCGGCGCATCTGCCGAATTTCGAGGGACCGCTGCCGAAGGTGCGCGACCTCTGCAACAACCAGTCGGGCCTGCGCGACTACTGGGCGCTGACGGTGCTGCACGGCGCGAAGGCCGAGCAGGAATTTACGCGCGAGGATGCGGCGCGGGTCTTCGCCCGCACCCGCACGGGGCACTTTGCGCCCGGCACCCGCTATTCCTACAGCAACGGCAATTTCCGCCTTCTCTCGAACCTTGTGGAAGAGGCCTCGGGCGAGACGCTGGAAGCGCTCTATGCGCGCCATATCTGGCAGCCGGCCGGCATGGCGGGCGCGGT
This window contains:
- a CDS encoding ABC transporter permease — encoded protein: MARLLAKRLVQSCLILIGVAAITFVLLYALPADPARMLAGRSATAQTVENIRRELGLDQPLLTQFLHYLGNLLQGDLGRSYAQKTEVITLIAARLPATLTLMAAGITVEVLLGLTFGIIAALNRGGAIDRFVMASAFVGVSAPQFVVALLLLYVFAATLGWFPMSGYGTLAHVVLPAMTLGILGAGWYARMARSAMIDVLNQDFIRTARAKGLSGRRVVLRHALPNAILPVVAMIGIDIGQFMGGVVVVEAVYGWPGIGQLAWQAIQQVDIPIIMGVTLTSAFAIIVGNLIADLIAPMIDPRIRSH
- a CDS encoding ABC transporter ATP-binding protein gives rise to the protein MRQQAAPVLSVRNLSVDARTPEGLKRILDGVSFDLAAGETLCLAGESGSGKSVTSLAIMGLLPKASLKVALGEIRLEDRNILGIPNKALRRIRGGEVAMIFQEPMTSLNPVMTIGDQMVEAIREHREDMPQGAEAIARDMLDAVHMSEAARRLKQYPHELSGGMRQRVMIAMALSCRPKVLIADEPTTALDVTVQAQILTLMRELRSEFSTSILMITHDMGVVAEMADRVAIMQQGRIVEAGDALDIFERPAEPYTRQLLAAVPRLGAHAGTDGPPRLTAVAAAPAADKPVLAVSDLSVTYGARSGWLGRKSHAPATVSGISFSIKAGETLGLVGESGSGKSTTGKAVLNLIPFEGSVAIDGRETGGLKPAAMRPVRRIAQMIFQDPYASLDPRMTVGAAIAEPLVIHDVGNASERKDRVAALLIRVGMPVDAGSRYPHEFSGGQRQRICIARALALEPKLIVADESVAALDVSVRARVLDLMLELQEQMGLAYLFISHDMAVIEKMSHHVAVMRGGRIVEMGTRRQVFENPADDYTRNLMAAIPIPDPAFYRKGG
- the yghU gene encoding glutathione-dependent disulfide-bond oxidoreductase, yielding MTEKSPADNFPAGYELPKVWTWEQGNGGAFANINRPIAGATHEKERPVGKHPLQLYSLATPNGQKVTIMLEELLAAGHTGAEYDAWLIRIGDGDQFGSGFVEVNPNSKIPALMDHAPKGGGAPVRVFESASILLYLAEKFGAFLPADLRARTETFNWLFWQMGSAPFLGGGFGHFYAYAPMRIKYAIDRYAMEVKRQLDVLDRHLAENRYMAGADYTIADMAIWPWYGSLAQNKQYGDAGAFLEVETYKHVQRWTAEIAARPAVQRGRMVNRMTGDPSEQLRERHDASDFDTKTEDKIGAAAK
- a CDS encoding ABC transporter substrate-binding protein is translated as MFNRWLLSTAAAAVLAFSPLAAQAETPAQGGEIVVTYKDDITTLDPHIGYDWVNWSMIKSLFSRLMDYEPGTANLVPSLAESFEVSPDGLTYTFRLRKGVKFTNGRELVASDVKYSIERAVNPKTQGPGAGFFGAIKGFDELSGGKSEVLAGIETPDDSTVIFHLSRPDATFLHVLAINFASVVPKEAVEAAGGDFGKKPLGSGPLVLKDWTIGQKLVFERNPDYFVKDVPHVDKVTIEVGQEPLVALLRLQKGEVDIAGDGIPPAKFLEIKNSPEGAAMIVDGDQLHTGYIALNTKVKPFDDVKVRQAVNMAINKERISRILNGRATPANQILPPLMPGHDKAFTGYPFDVEKAKALLAEAGHPDGFETVLYSTNTDPQPRIAQAIQQDLAAIGIKAEVRALAQGNVIAAGGTEGEAPMIWSGGMAWIADFPDPSNFYGPILGCSGAVAGGWNWSWYCNEAIDKRAGEADAMSDPAKAAERQAAWGKIFTDIMADAPWVPVINERRVVAKSPRMGGPDNIYIDPTRVINYDAIYVKP
- a CDS encoding acetamidase/formamidase family protein, with the protein product MCVACTHTIHRAQHNFGWNRDFPPALTAKAGETILFECLDSSGGQIGRDATLETLAALDFGKVNPVSGPVYVEGAEPGDALKVTIRKFHPSGHGWTANIPGFGLLADQFKDPALHVWSYDTQSMAPSAFGPGGRVPLKPFTGTIGVAPAEPGLHSVVPPRRVGGNMDIRDLTAGVTLYLPVEVEGALFSVGDTHAAQGDGEVCGTAIESQMNVELTLDLVKGANLQTPRFTTTEPVTRHLDGAGYEVTTGIGPDLMTGAREALMRMIDLLVVEHGYSPVDAYMLCSVCGDLRISEIVDVPNWVVSFYFPRIVFA
- a CDS encoding amino acid ABC transporter substrate-binding protein, with protein sequence MKTGILAMAIAALAGGTAAQAAGTLDIIKERGEVRCGVSQGVLGFSAPDKNGAWSGFDVDFCRAVAAATLGNPDKVAYVPLSTKDRFTALQSGEVDLLSRQTTWTLSRDTDLGMSFVGTIYYDGQAFMINKELGVKSVKEISGASVCTETGTTTEQNMADYFSANKIEYQVIAFEKPDQTVQAFNTGRCDVYSTDASALYAQRLTLNDPERFVVLPEVISKEPLGPAVRQGDDQWFKVVRWTLFALIEAEEMGITKENAASLLESGTVAQKRFLGIDNEAGKTMGLDPKWAYQAVSAVGNYGEVFERHLGKDSPLKIDRGLNRLWSDGGLMYAPPLR